In Montipora capricornis isolate CH-2021 chromosome 4, ASM3666992v2, whole genome shotgun sequence, the DNA window TAAGCGCAGGTTTAGTTCTCAGAGATTCGTCTCTTACTGGTGAATCCACACTAGAAACTCTCAAAAGCTGTGGGCCATTTTGATTGTTTCTTTCTCTTCCAATTATCACGTGTTTGCCTCGCAAATCACTGTTACTACGTTTCGGTCCTTTACCGTGCGCATGCTCTACCTCCTCCTCGTCACTGGACCCATTCTCTCTCGGTCTAGGAACGGATTTTGACCGGCCATTCGGAGAGGATCGAGATCCGTTGTGCACTACTGGATCCTGGCTTTCACTGCGCGTCCTTCTTGGTCGTCGAACCACGTATGGAACATTATTACGAGCTAAACCATTTCCATTAATACTCAATAGATTCGGTAAAGATTTCCCCACACTAGTCGATGGCTCAAAAGTTCTAGAGATCTGCTTTCCAACTCTAGCAGGGTTTTCGATGACTGTATCTTGCTTATCCTTAACTCTGGAGACAAAGCTTCCATTAGGATTCGGATTCGACGCCCACGAACGAACGTTCGTATTTTCTACCAACTCTCTGGCATTTTGTTTCGAGTCACCCCTTTTGAGGTCTACGAAGTTATGGCTATCGGAGTCCTTTAACGAACGCCGCTTTCCGACAATGTCCGAGTAACTGTCTATATCCGAATCGGACGGATCGGCTACCGAAGTCGTCCGAGAATGGTCCGTAATGGCGGACACTGAAGGACTCCTTTTATTAGTCCGAACGTGACCGTTAAAATTCGAGTGTTTATTCGCGCTTGAAAACGGCAATGCCTGTGCTTTGGACAACCCTCGCGCGGGCACGGTTTTTCTTTCAGGGTCTGGTACCGACACTGGAAGACTGGCTTCACTGGACAAGTGGGCCTCGGACTTGACAGGCCGTGAGGTGATGCTGGTTTTGGACCTCACACTTGAGTTCTTTGTGATATCCTGTGTGGAGCCCTCGCTATCTCTGGTCCTGTTGTCGAGGTCTGATTCCATCGAAGCTGAAATAAGTGACAGGCTGGAGATGATTGTAGATGCCGAGTGAACCTTGGTGAGCTTGAAGGTAGGATCTTCTTTTTCAGCGGGATTCTCTGAATCTGAGAGAAGAACAAAGTAAACGCCATCAGATTTTGTTGGAAGTGTAACAGCTCTCGTCAGGTGACATTATTTGATATCGAAGCAGCTTCTGTTGTCTTATAAGTCTAACCCGTTATTTCTGTATTGTAGCCTATTCCTTTCGGTTTCTGTAGCAAGCCAGTCACATTACCACCTTGCGAGAGCTGCTCAATCGGCTGGTTTTCCTGTATGTATGAGCCACTGTTTCTGTTCTCATGATTCCCGGATTAAATGATTCCCCATGCGAATTTCATGACAATAGAGTAACTAATTCAGCAAAAAGAGGGCGAAGTAAATAGCGCATATTTGTATTCGGGGATGCTTGTAGGAGCGCGCACGAAAACTGAAGAGACAATTTAAATCTGAAACGTGAACAGAGCCAGGAAATCTAATTGAAAAGAGGCAACTAGTGACTCGATTTACAAAGCGTGATGGCGTTGCTTGTGAGAGCGAATTATCAGTTCGACTCGGAGCAAACGAAAGCACATCCTATATCCTCACCAACAGGCTTGCTACCCAAGCAATAGCCAGCTCATCGAAGTGCCCACCCCACACGTGTCACTGCTCGCTCTCGCGCGTAACATTTCGCGATCCTCGAGAGGGAGAACTCGCACGCAGGCTAGCTACTGTTTCTTCTAATATTTTATACGATATGGCTGGTTCAAGGTAGAGAAATGGTAATCGTCTTACCAGTAAGAGCACACAGAGCCTGTACTGTGCATTGCACGGCGCGCCTGCTGTTTGCTTTGCCAGATCTCAGCATCACTTCATCTTTGCCAACACCGATCAGATCAAAGCCGAGAGAAGCGAGAAGCTCATGGCATCCTATGGTGCGCCAAAGTTTGAGCTTCAGAGGGACCTGAACATTGTTCATTCCTTGGGCGAAACACGAAAGAACATGGCTAAACTGAAAGATAAATATCGTAGTAAGGTTAACTCAACTCTTGTGACTCAGCAAAACAAACTCAATTTGAGAAACGACACGAAGTGTCCTTTAGTTCTATACAACAACTACCCATTTGCAACATTGAAGTTAGGGTTGGGTTAATGTTAAGTTGGGATCATTCTTCTCCCCTAGATAGAGAAGTAGGGAGGGTAAgggagacacttcgtgacctTTACACCATGTATTTCTTCCTGTAGTCGTAGAGAAGGGACATAACGTACCACTTATTATATGGCCTTTTTTTTGCCCAGTTTTGGCCTGTTCTTCGTCCTTTGGATAATAAAACTCGCTCTCGCTGTGGCTCTCTTCGTCGCTCATACTAAAGAAGTACCTGTATGctagtttttctttcagttattgaaaatatagttgtactttgtccatattttttgttgttttcgcccACGCGCTCGTAGCTTTTAGTCTCAACTCAAAAGAGCCGTCGAGccgagaaaataaaatttcctAATGCCCGGTCAttacaagaaaatcttgcccgctcagcagccaatcagagcgcgtgtACTAttgtagccatataataagggATTTTAATCAAAATGTGCAAGTATTTCTGGTACTGCAGACGAAATGTCATTGGATTAAGGTTTCGACTGCCGAGGTTTAAACTGATCAACTTTCAACTGAAATTTTTCTCACTTTTGATACAAAAGGAGTATCATCTAAAACATACCAATGAAACAAGCGCCGTGTTAACAGCATGAGCGTTGACGAGTTTTGACAGCGCCTGAAGGGTGGTTGGACTCAGCCCTGAAGGAAAACGCAACAAACAAAACATATGAAAATAGAGGAAAATGAAGCGAAtaaagaaaaccgaaaaaaaCTCAATAAGAGTTTAACGTCCATTTCCCCTCCACCTTACTCTCCttcgaaaaaaaattcttttcaaactcCTACCTAGTAAAGCATGCAGATGATTGCTTGCGGCAGCAAGTTTATCAGCGACTCCACTAGTGACCGATGGGAAGAAAACAGAGTCTGGGATGCCATTAGAAGCCTTTTGAAACCGGAAACCAATGAGCTTTAGAAGCTCGCGCCATCCGTTGGCTCCTTTTACTTTGGCATCTATGCTTGCGTCAGCTGTGTACATGGACGACCGCTGGCCTTGACGAATGCGTTGCTGAGCTTTGTCGACCTGAAACCAATCGAAGAAACGAAGTGATAAATTGAATCTTTGAATGGGCAACTTGGAGAGGTCTCATTACCAGCTTCACTTAAGTCGAAACGTTTTTAGCACGCGCCAATCCGTAATTTTCAATCACGAATTGCGCCAAAAATTATTTCATATGCTTGTGTTCATTATGTAATTCAAGACCGCTTTGTGGTCCTAAAGTGTTGTTTCCTTTTAAAAGTGCTTGACTATAAGCTGTTCGAAAGCGTGACAATAAATAAACCAATGAAGTTCCGATCCAACGCTTACTTTGGAGCCAAATAGCAAAGTAATTTTATCGTTTTCACAAGATTCTTGAGCTAAGCTTACGAAGAATAATTCACTGAATACAAGAACACAGattcaggaaaaaaaagagtAGCAGAAAGAGCGCAGTTTGCCGCCCAGCTTACCAGATGCACAAGGACCTTGAGTGCGTCTCTGCAGTTGCCAGGATTATCCAAGAGCTTTGAAATTGCACCACTCATCAAAGCTTCCTTGTTTGTGAGTGCACTGTCCCCGCCCACCAGCATGAACCCTGCCCAGTTGGATGGGTGCGAGAACTGCTTTGTGGCTTGAACCACTTGCATAGCTTGACACAGCGCTTGACTGGCCAGCATCCCTTGAAGAAGACTGCCATAAAATGCTTTGAGCAATAATTTGCACGCAAGATCAGGGACTGGCCATAGGGATATCAATACACACTGCGCACCCGCTGACAAAAATGATCTTGTCAGCGCGATGACTCCATCCGAAGTAATACGATTAGGAGACGAGTGGTTGTGCGCAGCGCCGATGACGACGAGTTTCGCGGATAACTTTTGATCTAAGATGTCAGATGCTGTGAGCAGAAACTCGGACAGCGCAGGCGCCTCTTGCGAGGTCACATCACCAAGAATATCAAGGCTTGCACCTTCGGGCGATCCCGCGGGAGTCGAAAATCTCTGATCGTTATTTTGCGACGCAAGGATAAGTGATGAGAGTTTCCATGACACGTGAGTCGCAAAATGCACACACTCGGCCTTCGGCAATCTTTGGACTACTTCGCTCTTGGTCGCAAGATTACTAAGCAAGGGTTTGGTGTTAAAGAGCTCAGCCACTATCTTCGCTTCGTGTTCAGCActtgggttcgattcccactgaCCGAAGTTAGTCGGGAccttcggatttcctatcaccATGATGGACGACGCATCCAAACCGGATCTTCTTGACGACATAACTTTGCCATTCGTGGCCAGTGACTGAAGGGACGGAACAACGATTAAGCGGAAGCGTCGAAACAAATACTCTTTAGAGAGGCTTCCCTTCAGGACAGGAAACGGAACAAGATACAAGTCTCCTTGTAAAACCAATGCAAGCTCCGAATCTTCGCCCTCAAAAGATGACGACGCTGGTAAAGCGTCTTCCATGGGAGCAATAAGCAACTCGTACAAAGCACGAAGAGGGGGTTTTCCCGACCAACCAAGCTTCTTGTTACTAGTTCTTACACCGTTCAACTTTCGCACATTCTTCTTTGACCAGAAATTCATCCTCGAACTTGAGCGGAAACTGGAACCAAGAGACAAAGAAGACAAGCTGATAGTTTCATCTTCATCCGCTGAAATGTACGATTGTGGACTCGCACCGGTGCTGAGAATACTTCCTCGTTCCCAGGCTTCCTCTGTCTCACTGTCAGACAGGCTTGCGGTACGACTTAAATTCAAATGTGGTTCAACTCCCAAGGCGTCTCTCACTTGAGTGATGTACGAGTCTAACAAGGTGGAGCCTGGTGAATACCCAGCACTGGCACTCTGATCCAAATCAATCGCTATTTCGTTGTCGTGGTCTCCATCAGAAAGAAGAGTGTCGTGAAATTTCACTATTCCTTTCCTTGGTGTGATGAGCCAGCTGTACAAGTGTCCAGCAGCAATCGAGTAGTACAAAACACTGCATTTCTGGCTTTTCACAAAGTCCGTTATATGCTCCGGTGAAGTCAACGGATTCTCCAAATACTTGGAAATGCCGTTCTCCAATCGATTACTTCCTTGTCGCTCCTGGAGCAAACCGATGAAGTCTCGGGTTCTGCTGCGCTCAGCGACTGCCAAAGCGTCTCCGTGGAATCCCTGAGATACCAAGACACGCTGCAAAACTTGATAGGTAGCTGCCTGCAACTCGTACAAAGACATTTTGTACTCGCCAGTGTGGATTCCTTCCTCTCGCAGTTTCTCAAGCAAGTCTGCTGCACGGTACAAGTGATCCTGTGCTATTTCCAGCTGATTATCAGCTAAATATGACAAACCAAGTCGATGATGGATtcgagcttcgtcttcattcCTTCCCAGCGTCTTTACGATAGCGAGGCCCTGTTTGAGGTAGGAAATGGCCTGGGTATAGTTATCCAGTGCGTGGTGTATTCTACCTAAGGAGCTATAAGCCTGTGCTTTTGCTCCTTGATCATTAATGTCAGACGCGATTTTAAGATGCTGTTCCTGGTAGACCACCGCCTGTTCATAATTTCCGAGAATTTCATGTGTCATACCCAGATGGTACGAAGCGCGACCCTTGCGCTCTATGTTGTTCTGTTTATCGGCAACAGCCATTTCTTCTTCGTGAAGTTTCAGCGCCTTCTCATATTCACCCATCCTCTGATTCACTACACCAAGTCCACAGAGAGCATCTCCTTCGTTGATTAAATCATTGCGTTGCTTTGCCAAAGACAATTGCTGCTCAAAACATGCAAGCGCTTGTTCGTAATTTCCTAGAATCTTGTGCATATTTCCAAGTTCACAATATGCTGTTCCCTTGGAGCGGAAATCGGCCAACTCATGCGCAACCACCAATctcttttcaaaacaaactAGCGCTTGCTGGAGATTTCCCATGGTTCTGTGCGCGTTTCCAAGTCCACGATACGCTTTGTCCTGGTCAGTGGCACTGTCTAACTGCTGCGCAGCCGCGAGGTATTTCTCATAACATTTTACGGCCTCCTCGTGATCACTCAGCATGTGGTAACAATCGCCAAGATTCCCGTACGCACGTCCGCTTTCGAGCACAGCGCCAGCAACTTGCTCTAAAGTGGCGATCTGTTGCTCGAAAAATCCTAACGCTTCCTGATAATCATGAGAGTTTATTTTGGTGATTCCCAAGTTGCCACACGCTTCAGCTTGCATGATACAATCGTCCAATTCATTGGCAAGGCTCAGTTGCTGAGAATAGCAAGCAAAAGCTTCCTTGTATCGTTGCATACCTACGTGAATTGCACCCAAATTACTCAAAGCCCTGCAGATTCCCAGTGAATCATTAACGCGTCTTCTGAGCTGTAGCTCAGTTTCGAAAGAGGCCAAGGCTTTCTCCAAATTACCTGCAGTCTTGTGCGCGCTGCCTAACGCACCACGTGCTTCACTCTCAAGTGATAGAACTTGCGCCTTTTTCGCAACTTGAAGTTGCTCCTGGAAAAAGCGGATACCTTGGTCAGTGTTTCCTAAGGCAACATGAATATCTCCGATGTTGCCGCAAGCTTTGAACTCGCCTTGGACATTCAATGCTTCCTGGGACACAGTCAAAAACTCCTTCTGACACTCAAGCGCTTTGTCTTGTTTGCCAAGCGCGCTGTACACGAGTCCTAGATTACAGTAAGCGTGTCCTAGACTAGACCTATCTTCCAGATCCTTTGCCATCGTCACGTTTCTCTCGTAATATGGTACCGCGTCCAAGTAATTCCCGAGGGAATAATGAGCATACCCAAGATTGTGACACGCTTTACATTCGCCAAGTCGATCTCGCAAATGCCTGCAAATTGATAGGAAATTCTCATAATAGGGTATAGCCTTGGAGAAATTGCCGCAAGAACTGTAAAAATTTCCCAAGTTACTCAAAGCAATGGCCTCGTTTGATTGATCACCAAGTTCCTGAGAGATAGCCAAGTGTTGTTGGTAATGTGTCAGTGATTTATCAAGGCTTCCAATGGCTTGATAAGCTACTGCTAGATTTCCTTGCGTGCAAGCCTCCGAGGGTCGATCGTTCACTTCTTTGGAAATTAACAACTCTTGCTTGTGGAATTTAATAGCTTGATCATACCTCGCGCATGCACTGTAAGCGCATCCCATGTTCCCATAGGCTTGTCCTTGGCCTGCTCGGTCCCCCAGCTCTTTACAAATCGCTAAGTGTTTCTTGTGCAGTTTTAAGGCTTGTCCATAATTCCCTTTCTGTTGGAAAATAATTCCTAGATTGGAGAGAGCGCGCCCTTCCGTGGCCCGGTCTTTGAGCTTCATTGCTAAAGCCAGCTGATATTCATGAAAGGTCTTTGCCTGCTCTGTATCCCCCTTGCACCTCATCGCATGCCCAAGACCTGCATACGCACGTGCCTCCATAAATGAATCCTTCGTTTTCTTCGCCGCATCCAACACCTTCCTGTGGTACTGAATGGCTTTCTCGAAATCCCTCTTGTAATGAAACGCGCTTCCCAAATTGCTATAAGCGCGCCCTTCTTCTGTTTGATCTCCTAACTCGACAGCAATTTTCAAATGTTCCTGGTGGCACCTGATTGCGTTGTCGGAATCCGATAGTAGCACGTGCACCGCTCCAATGTTGCCAAGCTCTCTGGCTTCACCTTGTTTGTCTCTCAACTCCTTGTAAATCTGACAAGACTGCTTGTGGCTTGCCAACGCGTTGGAATAATCAGCTACTGACACATAGGTGTGTCCTAACGAACTCAGTGCTGTTGCGGATGTTTTACggtctttcacattcattgaaATTGCCAACTGAGCCTTTTGATGCTCAATCGCTTCTTTGTACATACGCTGGGAGTAATACGCTCCGCCGAGGTTGCCATGCGCTCGACACACTCCCGCTTTGTCATTTAACGATTGCGCCGTTTCTAAGTCCTGTTTCATGTATTCCATGGCTTTCTTTATATTTCCGATCTTCCAGTACGCCGTACTTAGCGCCGATATGACGGATCCCCTGAGGCGCAAGCCACATGTTCCGACCTTCAGAGCAGCCTCAAGACAATCAACAGCAGCTGTTACGTAACCGACTGACAACAGCTCTTGTCCAATCACAGAGATCATTACAAAAGGGCTCTTGTCAAGTTTCATTTTGTTCAGCTGGTTGTAAGTTGGCTCCAAGGCGGCTGTGGAAATCAGTGAAAGTAAGACATGAtggcattagtccactagttgggtgatactaacaaaggatatcaggagtttgagtagccaatcagcgcgcgttcagcgctatccactgttttagtatatactaataaagTATGTACGCATAAATAGAACATCCTACAAATGATGTGTCACAAAATATACCTTGGCTGTAAAATTGTGACATAGAGATTGCCACACCCACCAGTTACCTTTCCTTTATCGCATACGACCTCGGAAATGTTCACAAACCAATATAACTCAAACTGTCATGGAAATAAGTGCTTTCGACCCAAGTGTTTTTGACAGCGGGAAAATCAAAGAAATCCAATTTACTTCGCTAGTAAACAAAGCAAGGTCAATTGACTCAAATGATCTGAATCCTTATAATGCTTGTCGCACCTTGTGTCCACACTGCCATTGATTGCTGAAAGCCGctttattagagcggttttcgacTGCGTATAATGATTCGTTTCGCCCTTAAAGCGTctcaatttaaaattattatctcAACGATATTCGATTAATTGCATATTTTCTCATCGAACGTTTTGGAGACATTTAAAACGAAACAATcatttgctttgaaaaattGAAGATGAACTGGAGGAGGCACCACACCGAACCTAACAATTTTCAGAGGTGAAACAGCCCGCACATATCTTTGCCAGAAGAGCTGTTGACCGATTTTCTTGAGTGTATTCTTGAATGAATATTGGCAAAGTAATAAAAAGGTTAAATTAGTCCTCGGCAGGGTTCCAACTACGTATGTCTGCTTATATCATTTTCCACAACATATTACCGACGGCGGATAAAAGAAATTCATCTTTGCAAGAATTTTTGACAAGGAGAAGATGTTAGCAATTTGCTGAATGTTGGTAACACATTACTCACATAATAAGCAGATTGTAAAGTATTTCATTTGCGTTTGGGAAAGCACGTTGCACTCGTTTAGGACTTGTGGCTGATTAATTTCAGCAAAGTTTTCCTCGAAACGGGTTGTGTAAAAAGGAAACTCACATAATCAGTATGCAAGATAAAGATTGgctaaacaaaatggcgggaaaGGGAAAAAACAATACTCACAGATGTTTCACTAAACCAAAGCAAGTATCACAATATTTACCTCTCAATGGGGACTTCATGGCGGCCTCAGTCAGAGAGGTCAGCAGTTGGGGACTCTTGTCATCCTGCGCAAGCGCAGAGGCAAAAGCTCCGAGGGCGTCGGCATGTCGCCCCAGGCATTGCAAGGCCACGCCTTGTCGATAGTAGGCCTGGAAACCACAACATTGCGTAAGCACATTTAcataaaaaagcaaacaaatacgcTATTAGCcgaattaaaattaaaaggaaatttcaagTCAATTAAGCTAAGCAATCAACTGTTTTCTTTAAACTATAACTACTCAAAGCAACAGAAACGTAATTTCATCGAAACAAATCATTTCAGCGCAGACGGAAAACGCGCAATTACTATGTTTAGTATTTTCGTCGTAAAGCGACTGTTGAGCAACCGCCCCCCAAATGTGATAACTGCTTAAAAGAAAGAGGCAATTTCTGAACAAACCTCACGCGGCATTTCAACTTTAAACTGCACACGACGGCCAGAGGTTGATGCTTTAAAGCCGGCCATTGCAGCCGTCTCAAAAACGATAAGCGTGAAGAGGATACGGTGGGTCTGTTGATAACTAATGAGATTGTCGCGAATTACACCATAAAAGAATATAACGTTACGAAATCTGACACTTCTAAAATAGTATAGCTTTTCCGGCGGAAAAACGAGTAGCGCGGCGTTTGAAAGACGGCCACCCAACTTGTCCTAGGACGGAAAGAGCAGGAAACTCTAATTAAATTGGAATTGTTTTGACTTATAACATCGCCTTTGGAAAGATGGAGGTACTTGCGTCGAGTGAGTATTAAACATACTTCATTGTATTTCCTGTTAAAGGAAGTATTTAAGCGAAATTGGAGAACCTTTGGTAAGAAGCTATTTTTATTCGATGGCACTGCAAGGCACGCAAGCAAAAGATGGGGCCTAAAATCATTTGGTGAATAGCTATGTGGGTGCAATATAACATACGGTAATTTTGCAAGCAAGGTAAAATATCAGACTGCAAACGATAACTCCAGAAAGTCTAAAAAGATAAAGTTATGTTTACATCAAAGGCTCTgcctaaataaatattgaaaaacGTCCACCGCGTGACGAATTAAAAGGAAAGAGCTTTCTGAGTCTCTTATTACCGCAGGATCTGTCACAACTCAACAATTCGCAGATCAGATATCAAGGCAAGAATATTATCACCGCAAGAACACAATAATCAGGTGCTGCAGACTGCAGCATCAATAattgatcaataattattttgcacCCAAAAGAAGTCATAAAAATTGGCTTTAAAATAATCGATCAATTAAAGCTGCGCCTAAAGGATGATCTGCACTGGAGTTAAAAGAAGTCGAGACAAACATCTGATTATAAagaactttttttaaaacttcgGATATCAACCCGCAGCCAGTTGGTTTCAGCGCCTCAAACTTTACGGAGTTCAGACATGATGTTCCAACTCCGAATCTTACCTTAAGTCCTTTGATTATTAAGGAATTCTTACTCTTTAGTCCACAGTTTGAAGATTCGCGCACCATTTTTGCAAACATCAAAACAATAATAAGAAATCCGGGGAGATTACATTAATTGACTAGACCGACTCGACAAATCTGCGAGGAAAACAACATCATCATTGACGTCCTGAGTTCGTTAGGCCACGTACAAGCAACTGAATAAAAACAATGAACAGTAACAGCTACTTAACAAAAAGCCAGCAATATCTATGTGATTGATATAACTAGATCATTACGTATTCTAGTAGCGTACACGCTCTgttaattgttaaaaaaaatagaatattGAGCCCCAGATGAAAAGGGTACAAGGCTTCCACAGGATTGCAAAGCACTGTTTCGTATTTGGTGATATTAGCGGTTACTATGGACCGCCATATCAATATTTTGGGTGCAAAACAAATCGTGCCTTGCACAAAAAAGCTATTGATCTGGTGCGGTTAGCGTTTCTGTATCTTCAACTTATTACTGATAACAACAATAGGAATGATATCAGAGAATGAAATAAAGGTTACATTGAGCCTCAGTCTTGTGTCCATAGCAAAATTTGCTCGCTATCAGAAGATTTCATTATCCACTCGATGAAGTTAACGGTCATTTATTAAATGTAAGAAGTCAAATTTGTAAAGCTTAAGTGACAATTTTGATGATGATCATCTTAGGCAAATGATACTGATAACGAGAAATTATatcaatattaataattatcataatagTAAAAAACATAAAGGAGGATAATGGATGTATCATTCCCGAATAATGATGAATGGTGTATTAACACACCATTTCTGCTTGCGGAGTAAACCTATTTAGTTTCTAAATCTTCTTTCATTCTACAACTACCTGTTTATCTCTGTATTGTTGCGATGTTATGTTTAATCCACCATGAATAAAGGTCGAATTTTTCATTCAAATGGCTCGAGCTGCTAACATAACCCCTGAATTGCTTCTGCTCGAATCTTAAGTCTATTTACGAGCCGagtggcccatcagagccgGAGCGTATCtcggtttctgtggcatgaagcgactaaggagtattttttttactcccccctagatgggatgccagtccatcgcagggttacccccagcatttcgtcGGTACCCATTTCTACACCtggatggagagaggcaccatgggagtaaagtgtcttgcccaagaacacaacacaatgtccccggccaggacccgaacccggaccacttgatCAGGAGTCGaccacactaaccatgaggccatcgCACCTCCCCCTCAAATCCTAAGGAATACACAATCAAGGGAAAGAAGCTGGAGGTCACAAATAGTGAAAGGAATCTTGGTGTCATAATAGAAAACGATCTCTCTCGAGGTCCAAAAAACTAAACGACCGCTGCTCAAAGGCAAACAAGCTCCTCGTTAATTTGCGTAGGAACGAGGTTGACGGCCAGAACACCCGTCGAACCGTGTattggttgtgtgaagacaagttaaaagggaaaacttcACGTTACACCTGCCGTTTTCGTGTACTGTACATAGACGTGCAAAGAGCACCTATTCTATAACCCACTATTTACCTTTATCATATTGGCATAAATATCTGGACTTAAGTTTTTATTTCTATAAAGCTGTACATGGTCGCACATACATCTATCTCTAGAGCCACTTGTAATGTTAATGCCCTGCCCTTTCGATCGACAAGACTGTTAATTTTCAACGCTTTTTCGTATGTCGTGGAGCAGCATCTGCCCGTCTTGTAATAGGCAAATGAGTCTGGCCTATCTTGTTGCAAACTGCTTTGAGTGTTGAAAGGCTCGAATTTAGAAATTCTGGAGTTTTTTCCCTTAACCTCACATAGTCCAGACCCACAGTAATTCGCGTATGCTGTTGTGGCTTCCAGCCacttttgattgtttttttaaatatatattacaTATTATACATTATATTAATATCCCTGgaaaaacagaataaataaataaataaataaacttaaaggggctaggtcacgctattttaggcattttcagcactgatcgaatggtcatagaattaactaaaatatcaaaataacagttcaaaactatagaagaactctaacaaaacacagggaagccaagaagggacatggatggacaaaactggagaggattgaaatggattgaatttgggtaaatttgaaaaacgtcggcccaccttttttcaaattcatatcagtctatatcaaaatgtcatttacaaaacttgaaaatcattctcagttgttatgttgccgtgattttgcaaatgaaagactcttgctctgccaatttgacgtttagagctcataattaacaaaattaaacaaaattacctaaaattgcgtgacttAGCCCCTTTAATGTTATGCTCACAAATCAATACTACCCATTGAAAAAGCTGAGGATTCAGTAGTTGAGGACACTCGCAATGAAGAATGATCTAGACGATACAGATGATGACGTTGATGGCACAGTGCCGACATAGAACATAAAC includes these proteins:
- the LOC138047375 gene encoding tetratricopeptide repeat protein 28-like isoform X4, producing MFAKMVRESSNCGLKSKNSLIIKGLKAYYRQGVALQCLGRHADALGAFASALAQDDKSPQLLTSLTEAAMKSPLRAALEPTYNQLNKMKLDKSPFVMISVIGQELLSVGYVTAAVDCLEAALKVGTCGLRLRGSVISALSTAYWKIGNIKKAMEYMKQDLETAQSLNDKAGVCRAHGNLGGAYYSQRMYKEAIEHQKAQLAISMNVKDRKTSATALSSLGHTYVSVADYSNALASHKQSCQIYKELRDKQGEARELGNIGAVHVLLSDSDNAIRCHQEHLKIAVELGDQTEEGRAYSNLGSAFHYKRDFEKAIQYHRKVLDAAKKTKDSFMEARAYAGLGHAMRCKGDTEQAKTFHEYQLALAMKLKDRATEGRALSNLGIIFQQKGNYGQALKLHKKHLAICKELGDRAGQGQAYGNMGCAYSACARYDQAIKFHKQELLISKEVNDRPSEACTQGNLAVAYQAIGSLDKSLTHYQQHLAISQELGDQSNEAIALSNLGNFYSSCGNFSKAIPYYENFLSICRHLRDRLGECKACHNLGYAHYSLGNYLDAVPYYERNVTMAKDLEDRSSLGHAYCNLGLVYSALGKQDKALECQKEFLTVSQEALNVQGEFKACGNIGDIHVALGNTDQGIRFFQEQLQVAKKAQVLSLESEARGALGSAHKTAGNLEKALASFETELQLRRRVNDSLGICRALSNLGAIHVGMQRYKEAFACYSQQLSLANELDDCIMQAEACGNLGITKINSHDYQEALGFFEQQIATLEQVAGAVLESGRAYGNLGDCYHMLSDHEEAVKCYEKYLAAAQQLDSATDQDKAYRGLGNAHRTMGNLQQALVCFEKRLVVAHELADFRSKGTAYCELGNMHKILGNYEQALACFEQQLSLAKQRNDLINEGDALCGLGVVNQRMGEYEKALKLHEEEMAVADKQNNIERKGRASYHLGMTHEILGNYEQAVVYQEQHLKIASDINDQGAKAQAYSSLGRIHHALDNYTQAISYLKQGLAIVKTLGRNEDEARIHHRLGLSYLADNQLEIAQDHLYRAADLLEKLREEGIHTGEYKMSLYELQAATYQVLQRVLVSQGFHGDALAVAERSRTRDFIGLLQERQGSNRLENGISKYLENPLTSPEHITDFVKSQKCSVLYYSIAAGHLYSWLITPRKGIVKFHDTLLSDGDHDNEIAIDLDQSASAGYSPGSTLLDSYITQVRDALGVEPHLNLSRTASLSDSETEEAWERGSILSTGASPQSYISADEDETISLSSLSLGSSFRSSSRMNFWSKKNVRKLNGVRTSNKKLGWSGKPPLRALYELLIAPMEDALPASSSFEGEDSELALVLQGDLYLVPFPVLKGSLSKEYLFRRFRLIVVPSLQSLATNGKVMSSRRSGLDASSIMVIGNPKVPTNFGQWESNPSAEHEAKIVAELFNTKPLLSNLATKSEVVQRLPKAECVHFATHVSWKLSSLILASQNNDQRFSTPAGSPEGASLDILGDVTSQEAPALSEFLLTASDILDQKLSAKLVVIGAAHNHSSPNRITSDGVIALTRSFLSAGAQCVLISLWPVPDLACKLLLKAFYGSLLQGMLASQALCQAMQVVQATKQFSHPSNWAGFMLVGGDSALTNKEALMSGAISKLLDNPGNCRDALKVLVHLVDKAQQRIRQGQRSSMYTADASIDAKVKGANGWRELLKLIGFRFQKASNGIPDSVFFPSVTSGVADKLAAASNHLHALLGLSPTTLQALSKLVNAHAVNTALVSLFSHVLSCFAQGMNNVQVPLKLKLWRTIGCHELLASLGFDLIGVGKDEVMLRSGKANSRRAVQCTVQALCALTDSENPAEKEDPTFKLTKVHSASTIISSLSLISASMESDLDNRTRDSEGSTQDITKNSSVRSKTSITSRPVKSEAHLSSEASLPVSVPDPERKTVPARGLSKAQALPFSSANKHSNFNGHVRTNKRSPSVSAITDHSRTTSVADPSDSDIDSYSDIVGKRRSLKDSDSHNFVDLKRGDSKQNARELVENTNVRSWASNPNPNGSFVSRVKDKQDTVIENPARVGKQISRTFEPSTSVGKSLPNLLSINGNGLARNNVPYVVRRPRRTRSESQDPVVHNGSRSSPNGRSKSVPRPRENGSSDEEEVEHAHGKGPKRSNSDLRGKHVIIGRERNNQNGPQLLRVSSVDSPVRDESLRTKPALTKANDAKVNHAEQLAAEMQQGRMNGKTQSFQRFRNDSLSSQDSTDNETRQSAAEMAAAALMNGDVTPAAIKAQTKKGNPQSLKMTATIAGNRKLRREHLANIAHLQSSSC